Proteins encoded in a region of the Diospyros lotus cultivar Yz01 chromosome 9, ASM1463336v1, whole genome shotgun sequence genome:
- the LOC127810281 gene encoding 3-ketoacyl-CoA synthase 6, with protein MPQILPDFSNSVKLKYVKLGYQYLVNHILTFMLIPVMAGIVIEVLRLGPAEIVAIFRSLHFDLVQVLCSLFLIIFISTVYFKSKPRSIYLVDYACYKPPFTCRVPFATFMEHSRLILKDSPKSVDFQMRILERSGLGEETCLPPAIHYIPPTPTMEASRGEAETVIFSAIDQLMKKTGIKPKDIDILIVNCSLFSPTPSLSAMLVNKYKLRSNIRSFNLSGMGCSAGLISIDLARDLLQVHPNSYALVVSTEIITPNYYKGQERAMLLPNCLFRMGAAAILLSNKRRERRRAKYRLVHVVRTHKGADDKAYKCVFEEEDSQGKVGIRLDKDLMVIAGEALKSNITTMGPLVLPASEQLLFLFMLIGRKIFNPKWKPYIPDFKQAFEHFCIHAGGRAVIDELQKNLQLSAEHVEASRMTLHRFGNTSSSSLWYEMNYIEAKGRMKKGDRIWQIAFGSGFKCNSAVWKCNRTIKTPADGPWQDCIDRYPVHIPEILKL; from the coding sequence ATGCCACAAATCTTGCCGGACTTCTCCAACTCCGTGAAGCTCAAGTATGTCAAGCTTGGGTACCAGTACCTGGTCAACCACATTCTCACCTTCATGCTCATCCCCGTCATGGCCGGAATAGTGATCGAAGTTCTCCGGCTGGGGCCGGCCGAAATCGTCGCCATTTTCCGGTCACTCCACTTCGACCTGGTGCAAGTCTTATGTTCTTTGTtcctcatcatcttcatctccaCAGTCTACTTCAAGTCCAAGCCTCGCTCCATCTACCTCGTCGACTATGCCTGCTACAAGCCGCCGTTCACTTGCCGGGTCCCCTTCGCCACCTTCATGGAACACTCCAGATTGATCCTCAAGGACAGCCCCAAAAGCGTCGATTTCCAAATGCGGATTCTCGAAAGGTCGGGGCTTGGGGAAGAAACTTGCCTCCCGCCGGCGATTCATTACATTCCGCCGACGCCGACGATGGAGGCCTCCAGAGGCGAGGCCGAGACTGTCATCTTCTCCGCCATCGATCAGCTGATGAAGAAAACCGGGATCAAGCCCAAGGACATCGATATACTGATCGTGAACTGCAGCCTGTTCTCGCCGACGCCGTCGCTGTCGGCGATGTTGGTGAACAAGTACAAGCTCCGGAGCAACATCAGGAGCTTTAACTTGTCCGGAATGGGGTGCAGCGCCGGGCTGATTTCAATTGATTTGGCGAGGGATTTGCTTCAAGTTCATCCCAACTCGTATGCCTTGGTGGTGAGTACCGAAATCATCACTCCGAATTACTACAAGGGCCAGGAGAGGGCCATGCTCCTGCCTAACTGCTTGTTCCGGATGGGCGCCGCCGCCATTCTCTTGTCGAACAAGCGCCGCGAGCGCCGCCGCGCCAAGTACAGATTGGTCCACGTGGTGCGAACCCACAAGGGCGCCGACGACAAGGCCTACAAGTGCGTGTTCGAGGAAGAAGATTCGCAGGGCAAGGTTGGAATCCGGCTGGATAAAGACTTAATGGTGATCGCCGGCGAGGCCCTGAAATCCAACATTACCACCATGGGGCCCCTGGTTTTGCCGGCTTCCGAGcagcttctctttctcttcatgcTCATTGGCCGGAAAATCTTCAACCCCAAATGGAAGCCTTACATCCCGGACTTCAAGCAGGCGTTCGAGCACTTCTGCATCCACGCCGGCGGCCGGGCTGTGATCGACGAGCTTCAGAAGAACCTCCAGCTCTCGGCGGAGCACGTTGAGGCCTCCCGAATGACGCTCCACCGTTTCGgaaatacttcttcttcttccttgtggTACGAAATGAACTACATTGAAGCCAAGGGGAGGATGAAGAAAGGAGACAGGATCTGGCAAATCGCGTTCGGAAGTGGGTTCAAATGCAACAGTGCCGTCTGGAAGTGCAATCGCACCATTAAAACTCCTGCCGACGGTCCATGGCAAGATTGCATCGACAGGTACCCAGTTcatatcccggagattttgaagctatga